The Megachile rotundata isolate GNS110a chromosome 8, iyMegRotu1, whole genome shotgun sequence genome has a segment encoding these proteins:
- the CNPYb gene encoding FGF signaling regulator protein canopy b produces MYVLMQIILTQLLFSYFVIGGPEEEQGVKYANKCEVCKVVATELEARLDETGKTHDKLEIGYSVDDVAPKKKKEYTKSELRLIESMEDLCERILEYNIHKERSDSTRFSKGMSQTFKTLHGLVDRGVKVELGIPYELWDKPSVEITTLKSQCEDLLENYESDIEEWYFNYQRDIPLTRYLCSERALKGDDDSCLKEKGEVSSDVKEKKKKKKKKKNTETEDKKKDDKEEL; encoded by the exons ATGTACGTTTTAATGCAAATTATTTTGACGCAATTactgttttcatattttgtaatcGGTGGTCCTGAAGAGGAGCAAGGTGTAAAATATGCCAACAAGTGTGAAG TTTGTAAGGTTGTTGCCACAGAATTAGAAGCAAGATTAGACGAAACCGGCAAAACACATGATAAGCTCGAAATTGGTTATTCGGTCGACGATGTTGCGcctaagaaaaagaaagaatataCAAAATC AGAATTACGTTTAATAGAAAGCATGGAAGATCTTTGTGAACGTATACTGGAATATAATATTCACAAAGAGCGTTCAGACAGTACCAGATTTTCCAAAGGAATGAGTCAAACTTTTAAAACTCTTCATGGACTTGT ggATAGAGGTGTTAAAGTTGAGTTGGGAATTCCATATGAATTGTGGGATAAGCCATCCGTAGAAATAACAACTTTAAAATCACAGTGCGAAGATTTACTTGAAAATTATGAGTCTGATATTGAAGAATGGTATTTTAATTATCAAAGAGATATTCCTTTAACTAG gtATTTGTGTTCAGAGAGAGCATTGAAAGGGGATGATGATTCTTGTCTTAAAGAAAAAGGTGAAGTTAGCAGCGAtgtaaaggaaaagaaaaagaagaaaaagaaaaagaaaaatacagaAACTGAAGATAAAAAGAAAGATGATAAGGAAGAATTGTAA
- the dbo gene encoding kelch-like protein diablo → MVLQIDSVWGWASPPLRLQLGGSRGASGRAAAGAPSSQRMGEMVVERAPSPARLSHTSEKHPRATLTELNVLRRHRELCDVVLNVGSRKIFAHRVILSACSPYFRAMFTGELAESRQTEVTIRDIDEMAMELLIDFCYTSHIIVEEANVQTLLPAACLLQLAEIQDICCEFLKRQLDPSNCLGIRAFADTHSCRELLRIADKFTQHNFQEVMESEEFLLLPVGQLVDIISSDELNVRTEEQVFSAVMNWVKYNVTERRQHLAQVLQHVRLPLLSPKFLVGTVGSDLLVRSDDACRDLVDEAKNYLLLPQERPLMQGPRTRPRKPTRRGEVLFAVGGWCSGDAIASVERFDPNTADWKMVAPMSKRRCGVGVAVLNDLLYAVGGHDGQSYLNSIERYDPQTNQWSCDVAPTTSCRTSVGVAVLDGFLYAVGGQDGVQCLNHVERYDPKENKWSKVSPMTTRRLGVAVAVLGGYLYAIGGSDGQSPLNTVERYDPRQNKWSQVSPMSTRRKHLGCAVFNNLIYAVGGRDDCMELSSAERYNPHTNSWSPIVAMTSRRSGVGLAVVNGLLYAVGGFDGTAYLKTIEVYDSEQNQWKLCGCMNYRRLGGGVGVMRTPQTENYIW, encoded by the exons ATGGTGTTGCAGATAGACTCGGTGTGGGGTTGGGCGTCACCCCCGCTGCGCCTCCAGCTAGGGGGGTCTAGGGGCGCCTCGGGGAGAGCGGCCGCGGGCGCCCCATCCTCGCAGAGGATGGGTGAGATGGTCGTGGAACGCGCGCCTTCCCCAGCCCGCCTCAGTCACACATCCGAAAAACATCCTCGTGCTACGCTCACCGAACTCAATGTTCTTCGTCGTCATCGAGAACTTTGCGATGTCGTCCTCAACGTTGGTTCCAGAAAAATATTTGCACACCGCGTTATTCTATCCGCGTGCAGTCCGTACTTCAG AGCAATGTTTACTGGGGAGCTGGCGGAATCTCGACAAACTGAAGTTACAATCCGTGATATAGACGAAATGGCGATGGAGCTACTGATAGACTTTTGTTATACTTCTCACATCATCGTCGAGGAAGCGAACGTTCAAACTCTCCTTCCAGCAGCGTGCCTTCTCCAGCTAGCAGAGATTCAAGATATCTGTTGCGAGTTTCTCAAACGCCAGTTAGATCCTTCTAATTGTCTAGGAATACGAGCGTTTGCGGATACTCATTCTTGTCGTGAACTATTGAGAATCGCGGATAAGTTCACACAACATAATTTTCAGGAA GTAATGGAGAGTGAAGAATTTCTGTTACTACCTGTCGGCCAACTAGTAGATATTATTTCTTCGGATGAATTAAATGTACGAACGGAAGAACAGGTATTCAGCGCTGTTATGAATTGGGTTAAGTACAACGTCACCGAGAGAAGGCAACATTTGGCGCAAGTTCTTCAGCATGTACGATTACCCCTTCTTAGTCCGAAATTTTTAGTTGGAACTGTAGGCTCTGATCTTTTGGTTCGATCCGACGATGCGTGCAGAGACTTGGTGGATGAAGCAAAGAATTACTTGCTACTTCCGCAAGAAAGACCGCTAATGCAGGGACCTAGAACACGACCTAGAAAACCAACTAGACGTGGTGAAGTTTTGTTTGCCGTCGGTGGATGGTGTTCCGGTGATGCAATCGCTAGTGTAGAAAGATTCGATCCTAACACCGCGGATTGGAAAATGGTTGCACCGATGAGTAAACGAAGATGCGGCGTTGGAGTGGCTGTATTGAATGACCTGTTGTACGCGGTAGGGGGTCACGATGGACAGAGTTATTTAAATAGCATCGAACGATACGACCCACAAACGAATCAATGGTCCTGTGACGTTGCACCTACTACATCATGTAGAACTAGTGTAGGTGTTGCGGTGTTGGATGGTTTCCTTTATGCGGTAGGTGGTCAGGATGGCGTCCAATGTTTGAACCACGTTGAaag GTATGATCCGAAGGAGAATAAATGGTCCAAAGTATCGCCTATGACTACTAGAAGACTTGGAGTGGCTGTTGCTGTGTTAGGCGGTTATTTATATGCCATCGGCGGGTCTGATGGGCAGTCACCCTTAAACACAGTAGAAAGATATGATCCAAGACAAAACAAATGGTCTCAAGTATCCCCTATGTCTACTAGACGTAAGCATCTAGGCTGTGCTGTATTTAATAATCTAATTTACGCCGTTGGAGGAAGAGATGATTGCATGGAACTCTCCAGTGCAGAACGGTATAATCCTCATACAAACTCTTGGAGCCCAATAGTAGCTATGACATCAAGAAGAAGCGGA GTGGGATTAGCAGTAGTGAATGGTTTGCTATATGCTGTGGGTGGATTTGATGGAACTGCCTACTTGAAAACAATTGAAGTATATGACTCGGAACAAAATCAGTGGAAAttatgtggttgtatgaattaTAGGAGGCTCGGTGGAGGTGTGGGAGTAATGCGAACCCCACAAACCGAAAACTACATTTGGTAG